The Osmerus eperlanus chromosome 7, fOsmEpe2.1, whole genome shotgun sequence genome includes a region encoding these proteins:
- the si:ch1073-228j22.2 gene encoding SPRY domain-containing SOCS box protein 2 codes for MGLTLSHWLYGTSSGKPSSSSSSSSSSSSSSSSSSSSFLPLATPPSSRLLLMLHSALADTKDRRSCWSPAHCSPHFRRSGCGQEVTRAPAQQSSDGVRGERGERRGLHLWEVLWSPKHRGSHAVVGISTSCCPLQASGYTALVGGDSESWGWELTSNQLWHQGQVLGVYPRGRRQEGCCPKGPWLVEPRSHTCGKTGLEDQGPAPALTIPERVLLVLDADAGTLGYIVDGCFLGVAFCGLPKGAELFPAVSSVRGGAVVRLRYLNGANRDAPKLMALCGLSIRQSMGNQRGDQIARLPLPPPLQHYLLPSL; via the exons ATGGGTCTCACATTATCTCACTGGCTGTATGGCACTTCTTCTGGaaagccttcctcctcctcctcctcttcctcttcctcttcctcttcctcttcctcctcctcctcctcctttctcccacTGGCCACACCTCCCTCGTCCCGCCTGTTACTCATGCTGCACTCCGCCCTTGCAGACACAAAAGACCGACGGTCTTGTTGGAGTCCCGCCCACTGCTCCCCTCACTTCCGGCGGTCAGGatgtggacaggaagtgacacgtgcACCTGCCCAGCAGAGTAGtgatggggtgaggggggagaggggggagaggagagggctccACCTGTGGGAGGTGCTTTGGAGTCCCAAGCACAGAGGAAGTCACGCGGTGGTTGGAATCTCTACTTCCTGTTGTCCTCTGCAGGCCTCGGGCTACACCGCTCTGGTGGGGGGAGACTCTGAGTCCTGGGGCTGGGAACTAACATCCAACCAGCTGTGGCACCAGGGGCAGGTTCTGGGGGTGTACCCGAGGGGAAGGCGGCAGGAGGGATGTTGTCCGAAGGGCCCGTGGCTTGTGGAGCCTCGGTCTCACACATGTGGAAAGACTGGTCTGGAAGATCAAGGTCCTGCACCTGCTCTCACCATCCCTGAACGCGTCCTGCTGGTGTTGGATGCTGACGCAGGAACTCTGGGATACATCGTGGATGGGTGCTTCCTGGGTGTGGCTTTCTGTGGTCTCCCGAAGGGGGCGGAGCTGTTCCCAGCCGTGAGCAGCGTGAGAGGCGGAGCTGTTGTACGACTGCGCTACCTCAATGGAGCTAATC gtGATGCCCCTAAGCTCATGGCCCTGTGTGGTTTGTCCATCCGTCAGTCGATGGGGAACCAGAGAGGGGATCAGATTGCCAgactgcctcttcctcctcctctccaacactacctcctccccagcctgtgA